In one window of Erythrolamprus reginae isolate rEryReg1 chromosome 1, rEryReg1.hap1, whole genome shotgun sequence DNA:
- the C1H1orf50 gene encoding LOW QUALITY PROTEIN: uncharacterized protein C1orf50 homolog (The sequence of the model RefSeq protein was modified relative to this genomic sequence to represent the inferred CDS: deleted 1 base in 1 codon; substituted 1 base at 1 genomic stop codon) produces MAAKEGEDSTAVPVPPPESSALVGWGVSEGLQLIAAARKSQPSDLVALAEQEKADEFVRANACNRLTAIAEQIRYLXEQASKVLEDARRDGNLHHVACNFVKKPGNTYYLYRRESGQRYFSLLSPKEWGANCPSEFLAAYKLQHDLSWTPSDEAEKRDAKLNILEKLLDQQAALAPCSEPNFRGLTM; encoded by the exons ATGGCGGCCAAAGAAGGGGAGGACTCAACCGCCGTTCCGGTTCCTCCGCCGGAGAGCTCGGCGCTGGTCGGGTGGGGGGTTTCCGAAGGTCTCCAGCTGATCGCGGCAGCTCGAAAATCGCAGCCGTCGGATCTGGTGGCTTTAGCCGAGCAAGAGAAGGCGGATGAGTTTGTCCGAGCGAATGCCTGCAACCGGTTAACTGCCATTGCAGAACAAATCCGATATTTGTAAGAACAAGCCAGCAAGGTTCTGGAAGACGCCAGAAGAGACGGCAATCTCCATCACGTGGCCTGTAACTTTGTAAAGAAACCTGGGAATACTTATTACCTGTACAGGAGAGAAAGCGGCCAGCGTTATTTCTCCTTGCTTTCCCCaaaggagtgg ggggctaactGCCCCAGTGAGTTCCTTGCCGCCTACAAGCTGCAACACGACCTCTCCTGGACCCCTTCGGACGAGGCGGAGAAGCGGGACGCCAAGCTCAACATCCTAGAAAAGCTGTTGGACCAACAAGCCGCTTTGGCTCCCTGCAGCGAACCCAATTTCCGCGGCCTTACCATGTGA